The following coding sequences are from one Sander lucioperca isolate FBNREF2018 chromosome 2, SLUC_FBN_1.2, whole genome shotgun sequence window:
- the LOC116051639 gene encoding adenosine receptor A2a-like has protein sequence MPEDPIASSFYIVLELLIAVFSVLGNVLVCWAVALNSNLQSITNFFVVSLAVADIAVGVLAIPFAIVISTGFCSNFYGCLFIACFVLVLTQSSIFSLLAIAIDRYIAIKIPLRYNSLVTGQRAQGIIAICWILSIIIGLTPMMGWHKPPESSNSTCAPGLMRCLFEGVVVMEYMVYFNFLACVLIPLVLMLAIYLCIFMAARHQLKLMEVKVVHGEKSRSTLQKEVQAAKSLAIIVGLFAVCWLPLHIINCFTLFCPLCDRPPAWIMYVAIILSHANSVINPFIYAYRIREFRQTFRKIIRRHILGQQELFGRGSSQQNYTHNSITDSIRLKANGLSVDLFPEHSSSSSSCESSCRCPTHVSPVGGSLVTVSRPPLSVIISHCSKIGPCPLQTKIPIGHHLHYAEQQHDFAGPEVVEDKGKQNLGSAKDTFLFNKQDRTSLRELAKVS, from the exons ATGCCGGAAGACCCCATCGCCTCCTCCTTCTACATCGTCCTAGAGCTGCTGATTGCTGTGTTCTCTGTGCTGGGCAATGTGCTGGTCTGCTGGGCCGTGGCCCTAAACAGCAACCTGCAGAGCATCACCAACTTCTTTGTGGTGTCGCTGGCGGTGGCTGACATCGCCGTGGGCGTCCTGGCCATTCCCTTTGCCATCGTCATCAGCACCGGCTTCTGCTCCAACTTCTATGGCTGTCTGTTCATTGCCTGCTTCGTGCTGGTTCTCACACAGAGCTCCATCTTCAGCCTGCTGGCCATCGCTATAGATCGCTACATTGCAATCAAGATACCACTCAG GTACAACAGCTTGGTAACAGGCCAACGGGCACAAGGTATCATCGCCATTTGCTGGATTTTATCTATCATCATCGGTCTGACCCCCATGATGGGCTGGCACAAGCCGCCTGAGAGCAGCAACAGCACCTGCGCGCCCGGCCTGATGAGATGCCTGTTTGAGGGGGTGGTGGTCATGGAGTATATGGTCTACTTCAACTTCTTGGCTTGTGTACTGATTCCCCTGGTGCTGATGCTAGCCATCTACCTGTGTATCTTCATGGCCGCTCGCCACCAGCTCAAGCTGATGGAGGTCAAAGTGGTTCATGGAGAGAAGTCGCGCTCAACGCTGCAGAAAGAGGTCCAGGCTgccaagtctctggccatcatCGTGGGGTTGTTTGCAGTCTGCTGGCTGCCTTTACACATCATCAACTGCTTCACCCTCTTCTGCCCTCTGTGTGATCGTCCTCCGGCCTGGATCATGTATGTAGCCATTATTCTTTCCCACGCCAACTCTGTGATCAACCCCTTCATCTACGCCTACCGCATCCGGGAGTTCCGACAGACCTTCCGTAAGATTATCCGCCGCCACATCCTAGGCCAGCAGGAGCTGTTTGGAAGAGGCAGCAGTCAGCAGAACTACACTCACAACAGCATCACCGACTCCATCAGACTCAAGGCAAACGGCCTCAGCGTTGACCTTTTCCCTGAAcacagcagtagcagcagtagcTGTGAAAGCTCATGCCGCTGCCCTACTCATGTCTCTCCAGTAGGGGGCAGTCTGGTGACAGTATCCCGCCCCCCTCTGTCAGTCATCATCTCCCACTGTTCTAAGATAGGCCCTTGTCCACTGCAGACTAAAATCCCCATAGGCCATCATCTACATTACGCGGAGCAGCAGCATGACTTCGCTGGACCAGAAGTCGTGGAGGATAAGGGCAAACAGAATCTGGGCTCTGCCAAGGACACATTCCTGTTTAACAAGCAGGACAGAACAAGCCTTCGTGAGCTGGCAAAGGTGTCCTGA
- the LOC116051646 gene encoding uncharacterized protein C22orf15, translated as MFVTILLGDNRMEMLNLNCKLIHFIHHLKERCGLDFKECVDLMESSGRVMNLEGKQQSEALASSVLIERQYYVLLRVCRDDDTGCRKYMPLLNNSSQSHPELTELLRKLSNPDKERDRKIRGRTQRSQTRSKNISANNKHHLK; from the exons ATGTTTGTCACTATCCTGCTCGGAG ACAACAGGATGGAAATGTTAAATCTCAACTGTAAGCTGATACACTTCATCCATCATTTAAAGGAGAGGTGTGGTCTTGACTTCAAAG AGTGTGTGGACCTGATGGAAAGCAGTGGTAGAGTGATGAACCTGGAGGGGAAGCAGCAAAGTGAGGCTCTGGCCAGCAGTGTGCTGATAGAGAGACAATACTACGTCCTCTTACGAGTATGCC GAGATGACGATACTGGATGTCGGAAATATATGCCTCTCCTAAACAACTCCAGCCAGAGTCATCCTGAGTTAACTG AGTTGCTGAGGAAACTGTCTAACCCTGACAAGGAGCGAGACAGAAAAATCAGAGGACGGACACAGAGGAGCCAAACCAGGAGCAAAAACATTTCTGCAAATAATAAACACCATCTAAAATAG